In Euphorbia lathyris chromosome 10, ddEupLath1.1, whole genome shotgun sequence, a single genomic region encodes these proteins:
- the LOC136208482 gene encoding serine/threonine-protein phosphatase PP2A-4 catalytic subunit: MGANSPSTDSISDLDEQISQLMQCKPLSETQVRSLCDKAKEILMQESNVQPVKSPVTICGDIHGQFHDLAELFRIGGKCPDSNYLFMGDYVDRGYYSVETVTLLVALKVRYPQRITILRGNHESRQITQVYGFYDECLRKYGNANVWKIFTDLFDYFPLTALVESEIFCLHGGLSPSIETLDNIRNFDRVQEVPHEGAMCDLLWSDPDDRCGWGISPRGAGYTFGQDISEQFNHTNNLKLIARAHQLVMDGFNWAHEQKVVTIFSAPNYCYRCGNMASILEVDDCNSHTFIQFEPAPRRGEPDVTRRTPDYFL, encoded by the exons ATGGGTGCGAATTCGCCATCTACAGATTCAATTAGCGATCTGGACGAGCAGATCTCGCAGCTCATGCAGTGCAAGCCGCTCTCCGAAACCCAG GTCAGATCATTAtgtgacaaggctaaggagataCTGATGCAAGAAAGCAATGTTCAG CCTGTCAAAAGCCCAGTGACAATCTGTGGTGATATTCATGGGCAGTTTCATGATCTTGCAGAACTTTTTCGAATAGGAGGAAAG TGTCCGGATAGCAATTACCTGTTTATGGGAGATTATGTGGACCGTGGCTATTACTCTGTTGAAACTGTGACG CTCTTGGTGGCGCTGAAAGTGCGATACCCACAAAGAATAACCATTCTTAGAGGAAACCATGAAAGTCGTCAG ATCACTCAGGTTTATGGATTTTATGACGAATGTCTACGAAA GTATGGCAATGCTAATGTTTGGAAGATCTTCACAGACCTTTTTGACTATTTTCCTTTGACTGCCTTG GTTGAGTCAGAAATTTTTTGTCTTCATGGTGGACTGTCTCCATCAATCGAAACCCTCGACAATATAAGAAATTTTGATCGTGTTCAGGAGGTTCCTCATGAAGGAGCTATGTGTGATCTCTTATGGTCTGATCCAGATGATCGATGTGGGTGGGGTATTTCACCCCGTGGTGCTGGATATACTTTTGGTCAG GATATATCCGAGCAATTTAATCATACAAACAACCTGAAGTTGATTGCCAGAGCGCATCAGCTTGTCATGGATGGATTCAACTGGGCACAT GAACAAAAGGTGGTAACCATATTTAGTGCACCTAATTATTGTTATCGTTGTGGCAACATGGCTTCGATATTGGAAGTTGATGACTGCAATAGTCACACTTTCATCCAG TTTGAGCCGGCTCCTAGGAGAGGAGAGCCTGATGTTACCCGAAGAACACCTGATTATTTCCTGTGA